A stretch of the Orcinus orca chromosome 1, mOrcOrc1.1, whole genome shotgun sequence genome encodes the following:
- the PADI3 gene encoding LOW QUALITY PROTEIN: protein-arginine deiminase type-3 (The sequence of the model RefSeq protein was modified relative to this genomic sequence to represent the inferred CDS: substituted 1 base at 1 genomic stop codon), with protein sequence MISENAEKGVKRLSVESKEGPLIHTLHLCTPPRVLVPRRAQPKASLSLQRIVRVSLEHPTSAVCVAGVETLVDIYGSVPEGTEMFEVYGTPGVDISISPGVEGDREHADTGRWCFDAALQIIVVMNSPSNDLNDSHVQISYHSGQEPLAYAVLYLTCVDITLDCDLNCEGRRDRGFVDKRQWVWGSSGYGAILLVNCDRDNLSCDDQDNCDRHVRCLEDLEDMSVMVLWTQGPIALFDDHTLVLHTSSCDAKWARVFHACGPEDSXEAYRHVLGQNKVSYQVPRFPGDEECFFVEGLSFPDAGVKDPDHPAGASLETKEQDFSESPIFTDTVVFCVAPWIMTPSALPPLEVYVCRVRNDTCSVDAVVELARRAGCELTICPQAETPNDRWIQDGMELGYIQAPHKTFPVVFDSPGNGELQDFPYKRILGPDFGYVTREPRDISVSGLDSFGNLEVSPPVVANGKEYPLGRILFGGNLPGSRGRRVTQVVWGFLHAQKVQTTVELFVDWLAAGHVGEFLSFVPAPDGKGFRTLLASPSACFKLFQEKQKQGHATALLFQGVIGNQQINAISIDQVLSNENLISYNKFVQSCVDWNWEVLKRELGLTDGDIIDIPQLFRMERRKAVAFFPDLVNMLVLGKHLGIPKPFGPIINGCCCLGEKVRSLLEPLGLQCTFIDDFTLYHKLHGEVHCGTIVRRQTFSFRWWNMVP encoded by the exons CCCAGCCCAAGGCTAGCCTGTCTCTGCAGAGGATCGTGCGAGTGTCTCTGGAGCATCCCACCAGTGCCGTGTGTGTGGCTGGCGTGGAGACCCTCGTGGACATTTATGG GTCAGTACCTGAGGGAACAGAGATGTTTGAGGTCTACGGAACCCCCGGTGTGGACATCTCCATCTCTCCCGGAGTGGAGGGGGACCGGGAACATGCAGACACCGGGCGGTGGTGCTTTGATGCGGCGTTGCAGATCATCGTGGTCATGAACTCTCCCAGCAACGACCTCAACGACAGTCAC GTTCAGATTTCCTACCATTCCGGCCAAGAGCCTCTGGCCTATGCGGTGCTCTACCTCACCTGTGTGG ATATCACCCTGGATTGTGACCTGAACTGTGAAGGCAGACGGGATAGGGGCTTTGTGGACAAG CGGCAGTGGGTCTGGGGATCTAGCGGGTATGGAGCCATCCTGCTGGTGAACTGTGACAGGGACAATCTGAGCTGTGATGACCAGGACAACTGTGACCGGCACGTGCGCTGCCTGGAAG ACCTGGAAGACATGTCTGTCATGGTCCTGTGGACCCAAGGTCCCATTGCCCTTTTCGACGACCACACACTTGTCCTCCACACCTCCAGCTGTGACGCCAAGTGGGCACGGGTCTTCCATGCTTGTG gTCCCGAGGACTCATGAGAGGCTTACAGGCACGTGCTGGGCCAGAACAAGGTGTCGTACCAGGTGCCCCGCTTCCCCGGGGATGAGGAGTGCTTCTTCGTAGAGGGCCTCTCCTTCCCTGACGCTGGCGTGAAAGATCCCGACCACCCCGCTGGTGCCTCTCTAGAAACTAAGGAGCAA GATTTCTCCGAATCCCCCATCTTCACTGACACCGTGGTGTTCTGTGTGGCGCCCTGGATTATGACGCCCAGCGCCCTGCCGCCCCTGGAGGTGTACGTGTGCCG TGTGAGGAACGACACGTGTTCTGTGGATGCAGTGGTGGAGCTGGCCAGGAGAGCCGGCTGCGAGCTGACCATCTGCCCACAGGCCGAGACCCCCAACGACCGCTGGATCCAG GATGGGATGGAGCTGGGCTACATTCAGGCACCGCACAAGACCTTCCCAGTAGTCTTTGACTCCCCCGGGAATGGAGAATTGCAGGACTTCCCTTACAAAAGAATCCTG GGTCCAGATTTTGGCTACGTGACTCGGGAACCACGAGACATCTCTGTGAGTGGCCTGGATTCCTTTGGGAACCTGGAGGTCAGCCCCCCAGTGGTGGCCAATGGGAAAGAATACCCCCTGGGGAGGATCCTCTTTGGTGGCAACCTGCCTGG GTCAAGAGGCCGCAGGGTCACCCAGGTGGTTTGGGGCTTCCTTCACGCGCAGAAGGTGCAGACCACTGTGGAGCTCTTTGTGGACTGGTTGGCCGCGGGCCATGTGGGTGAGTTTCTGAGCTTTGTCCCTGCCCCCGATGGGAAG GGCTTCCGGACGCTCCTGGCCAGCCCTAGCGCCTGCTTCAAGCTCTTCCAGGAAAAGCAGAAACAGGGTCATGCCACGGCCCTCCTGTTCCAAGGGGTTATTG GCAATCAGCAGATCAACGCCATCTCCATCGACCAGGTCCTCTCCAATGAAAACCTCATCAGCTACAATAAGTTTGTCCAG AGCTGCGTCGACTGGAACTGGGAGGTGCTGAAGCGGGAGCTGGGCCTGACCGATGGTGACATCATTGACATCCCCCAGCTCTTCAGGATGGAGAGGAGAAAGGCGGTGGCCTTCTTCCCTGACTTG GTGAACATGCTAGTGCTGGGGAAGCACCTGGGCATCCCCAAGCCCTTCGGACCCATCATCAACGGCTGCTGCTGCCTGGGGGAGAAGGTGCGGTCCCTGCTGGAACCGCTGGGCCTCCAGTGCACCTTCATTGACGACTTCACCCTATACCACAAGCTGCACGGGGAGGTGCACTGCGGCACCATCGTGCGCCGGCAGACCTTCTCCTTCAGGTGGTGGAACATGGTGCCCTGA